The Deltaproteobacteria bacterium region CTATTTTTTTCGAAAAAAAGCCCATTTTGAATTTCTGGTAAAGGTGATAATGCCCGATTTGATGACCAGAAAAAAGTCAGAAGGCTCAAACAGGGTCCGGTTTTGGAGCGCGGCCTGTTCCAGCGGGGAAGAACCCTAGAGCCTGGCGATGGCCACGCATGAATACTGGGGAAATGGTGATGGATGGGACTTTAAAATTCTCGCCACTGACATCTCGACCGAGGTCTTAAAAAAGGCCCGGCAGGGCGTATATTCACGCCAGGAAGTTCTTAAGGCGCCCCCTCACCTTGTCCAGAGCTATTTTTCATGGACCGGTGATCGTCACAACCCTCTCTATGCAGTTCATAACGAGATCAAGCAGATGGTCGTTTTCAGAAGATTAAACCTGCTTGAGCAAACCTATCCTTTTACCGGCCTGTTTGACCTGATCATGTGCCGCAATGTGATGATCTATTTTGACCAGGAGACAAAGGAAGCCATACTAAAGCGGTTTTATCGTTGTATGCACAAAGGCGCCAGTTTGTTTACCGGCCACTCTGAATCTCTGTCTGGATACGAGCATTACTTCAAGCGAGTCAAGGCGGCTGTTTATAGAAAATAGACTATCCGGTTGAGCGTTTTTCTATCCAGCCGCCACCGAGAAGAAGATGATCATCATAAAAGGCGGCAGCCTGGCCCGGTGTGATAGCTGATTGAGGCTGACAAAAAACGATTTCAGCTCGATTGTCTGGGAGCTGCCTAACCTGAGCCAAGGCCGGACGATGACGCGAGCGAATCTGAACTTTAGCCAAAAAATGAGGTTCAGGGGGCGTAAAACTCCAGACCAGATCACGAACAAAGACATTCCGGGACAGAGTTTGTTCTTTTGTGCCCAGGACAATCTGGTTTCTTTCAACGTCCAAGGCCAGAACGTAATAAGGTTCCGGTCCAGGTATCCCAAGCGCCCGCCTTTGGCCGATGGTATAGTGAATCAAACCTCGATGGCGTCCTAGAACACGACCCTCAAGGTTCACGAACTCTCCGGGGGTGATTTCCTGGAGAGCAAGACGGGAGAGGATGAAGTCTCGGTAGTTTTCCCCGGCTAAAAAGCAGGCATCCTGACTCTCAATTCGGTGAGGCAGTCCAAGTTTGGCTGCCTCTTTTTCTACCTCGATCTTGCTCAGATCAGCTAATGGAAATATAGCCCTGGAGAGCATTTGGCCGGTGAGGCGGCAAAGGAAGTAGGTCTGATCCTTGGC contains the following coding sequences:
- the mnmA gene encoding tRNA 2-thiouridine(34) synthase MnmA produces the protein MTESKTHRKLILPERGARVAVAMSGGVDSTVAARRLIDKGYEVMAFHLILTAEPSGLDQARKAARLLGLDLEVLDLSSEFENLIVSPFIRAYTQGETPNPCVSCNPTIKFGLLWEIAQARGAEYLATGHYARLITSAGGETPVLSRAHDRAKDQTYFLCRLTGQMLSRAIFPLADLSKIEVEKEAAKLGLPHRIESQDACFLAGENYRDFILSRLALQEITPGEFVNLEGRVLGRHRGLIHYTIGQRRALGIPGPEPYYVLALDVERNQIVLGTKEQTLSRNVFVRDLVWSFTPPEPHFLAKVQIRSRHRPALAQVRQLPDNRAEIVFCQPQSAITPGQAAAFYDDHLLLGGGWIEKRSTG